CAGCCCGGCGCCCTGCAACTGCGGCAGCAGGTACAGCCAGCCGATCCCGACGACGAAGAGCACCGCGATCCGCCGCACCGCCCGCGACTCCAGCCGGGCCTCGGCGAAGTCGGGCAGCGTGTACGCGCCGGAGCGCCGCAGCGGCGCCGCCACCAGCACGAGCAGCACCAGGTAGCCCGCCGTGTACCCGACCGGGTACCAGAGCATCTCGGGCCCCTGCAGCAGGACCAGCCCGGCGATCCCGAGGAAGGAGGCGGCGGAGAGGTACTCCCCGCTGATGGCCGCCGCGTTGAGGCGGGGCCCGACCGTGCGCGAGGCGACGTAGAAGTCGGAGGTGGTCCGGGAGATCCGCAGGCCCAGCGCGCCGACCAGCACCGTGACCAGGACGACGACGGCGACGGCGGTCAGCGCGTACGTCTGGTTCACCGGTCGGTCCTTCGGCTGGAAGAGGTGCACCGGAGTCTATGCACGGCCCCGCGGCCCACAACAGGCCCGATCCGGCCCGTACCGGGCGCCCCGGTCCGCACGCGCCGGCCCGTCGCCGCGGCCCCCGGGCGGCCGGGCGGTCAGCGCGCCGGGCCGTGGTGGTCCGTGCAGTCGCGCAGCGCGATCTCCAGCTCCACGTACGACTCCTCCGCGCGCCGGAAGGCCAGCGTCAGCGCCGCCTGCGCGCGCGGCGGCAGCTGGCCGCGGGCCCCCTCGCCGGCCTCGTACAGCAGGTCGGCCCAGCGGGCGGCCGCGCTGCGCAGCCCGGCCAGCAGCACCTCGGCCTCGGCGGGGCCGGCCGGCCTGCTGCGCAGCCCGGCCAGCAGCACCTCGGCCTCGGCGGGGCCGGCCGGCCGGGTGCGGGGGAGGCCGGTCAGCGCGTCGAGCAGCGGGTGGACCTCGGACATCGCGCTCCTCCCGCGCCGGGCGGCCCACGCTACGCGCGCCGCCCGCCCCCGCCGTCGGCCGCGCGTGCGCGGTGCGGCCGACGGCGCCGACGGGTCGCCGGACGCGGGCCCGCGCGCGACGAACGGCGTCCCCGGCCGCGCCGGGAGTCCGGGGACGGCCGGTACGCGGGTACCTGGGTACGTGGGCAGGGCGGCCGGGGGTCCGTGGCGGGCCCGGTCGGGCGGCGGGTCAGCCCGTCGCCCGGCGCATCAGCAGGTCGCGCAGTTCCCTCGCGTGCCGGCGGCTGACCTGGAGTTCCGCGGACCCGACCCGGACCGTGGTCGAGCCGGCCTCCAGCCGGAGTTCGTCGATCCGGGACAGGGCCACCAGGTGGCGCCGGTGGATGCGGACGAAGCCGCGGGCCGCCCACCGCTCCTCCAGGGTGGACAGCGGGATGCGGACCAGGTGGCTGCCCCCGCCGGTGTGCAGCCGGACGTAGTCGCCCTGGGCCTCCACGTAGGCGATGTCGGCGACGGGCACGAACCGGGTGACCCCGCCCAGCTCCACCGCGATCTGCTCCGGCGCCCGGTCGCCGGCGCCCTCGGCGGCCGGACCGCGCGCCCCCGGCCCACCGGGCGCGCGGGGCGGGGCGGACGGCGGACCTGCCGCGGGCCGCGTGTCCGGACCGGCCGGGGCCAGCAGGGCGCAGGCCCGGCGGACGGCTTCGGCGAGCCGCTCGGGTCGGACCGGCTTCAGCACGTAGTCCACTGCCTTGAGGTCGAAGGCCTGGACGGCGAAGCCCTCGTGGGCGGTGACGAAGACGATCAGCGGCGGACTGGCGAAGCCGGTCAGCAGCCGGGCGATGTCCAGGCCGGTCAGGCCGGCCATGTGGATGTCGAGGAAGACCACGTCGATGCCGTCGGGGCCGTCCGGGCCGTCCGGACCGGCCTCCAGGGCTCGGGTGATCCGGCGCAGGGCCCCGGTGGCGTCGGAGGCGCCCTCGGCGCTGCGCACGCGCGGGTCGGCGCGCAGCAGGAAGAGGAGCTCCTCCAGGAGCGGCATCTCGTCGTCGACGGCCAGTACGCGCAGCATGCGGCCGAGTGTAGGCAGCGGCCCGCCGGGGCGGAACGTCCCGGAACGGGTGCGTCCTCGGGGGCCGGGGAGGGGCGGCTCCGGGGGGACGGGCGGCGGAGCGGTCCGTTCCGCGGTGCGCGTGTGGGTGCGGGTGAGGGCTCCTTCGCTCACCGGGCGCCGAATCCGGCCCGCCGCAGGGCGGTGGCCACGGCGAGGCCCAGGACCCGGTGCCCCGCGTCGTTGGGGTGCAGCCCGTCCGCGAGGTGCTCGGGCCCGAGGAGCTCCCGCCCCGGCAGCAGGGCCAGGTGGCCGTCCCCGGCGGCGACGCGGTCCCGGGTGGCGCGCTCCATGGCGTCGCGCAGGGCGCCCAGGGTGGCGCCGAGCCGGTTGGGGGTGCGTTCGGCGTCGGGTCGCAGCAGGGGGGAGACCAGCAGCAGCGGGGTCCGCGGGTGGCCCTGGCGGACCAGGTCGAGGAAGGCCCGCGTGGTCTCGTACAGCAGCGGCGCCGAGAACGGCACCGGCGACCAGCAGTTGGTGCCGAAGGCGAGGGTGAGGTAGTCCGCGGGCAGGCGGGCGAGTTGTTCGGCGGTGGCCAGTTCGCCGCGCGCGGCGCCCGCGTAGCCGAGGTTGACGGTGTCCCAGCCCATCGCCCGGCCGGTGACCGCGGGCCAGCCGTGGGCGGGCCGGGTGGACCACCAGCCCTCGGTGATCGAGTCGCCGTGCACCACCCAGCGGGGCGCCGGGGGAGCCGGGGCGAGGGAGCCGCCGATCCCGCGCAGCCCGAGGATCACGGGGGACTGCGTCTCGGGCGGGTGGACGGTGAACGGGCCCTGGCCGCCGCGCAGTTCGATGCGCACGACGGATTGCGCGGCCGGCTCGGTGAACACCTCGCGGACCAGCCCGCGCCGGTCCCAGACGGCGAACCCGTGCGCGAGGTCGCGCAGGGCGTCGGTGGGGCCGGGCACGGAGGCCCGGTAGCGGATCTCCACCGCCCGCGCCCGCGCGGTGGTGAACTCCAGCCGCACCCCGATGGGCAGGGTGGCGCGCTCGCCGGTGTCCCACGACAGCCGCATGGTGTCCGCCGGGTCGGCGCGCACGGGCCGCCCCCGGTCCCGCCACGCGACCCCGCGCAGGAAGGGTTCCGGGTCCTGCCACGGCTGGTCAGGGCTCTGCGGTGTCACTCTGCGCCTCCGATCGTCCGGTACGGGACGGCGCCGCGGCGCCGCCGGCCGCCCCGGCGTCACACCCGTACCCCGGACGGGCGGCTTCCACCGCCGCCGGGCACACCGGCGCCGCAGGTCCGGTCGCCCGGCCGGCCCCGGGGCCCCGGGGCGGCCCGTGTCAGGTCGGCACGCTGCGCCATATCTGACGAGGTGTCAAGAAAGCGGCCCGCGGACGTCCGCGCAGCGATCGAACATCCACGCGCAACAAAGGACCATCCAGGACAGATCCGCGCAACGATCGTGCGCCTATGTGCAAGGATGGTGCATTACGGGCGGTATCACTCTGCTCGTAGGCTCACTCGCTGTACGTGGAGTGGCGTGGACCGCCTGCTCGGCGGTCCCCCATGCCCAGGCTCTGCCTGCTCCTGCTCCGGACCGCTGCGGTCGATGCCTGAAACCCCCACCCGCAGTCAAAGGAGTCCCCTCGTGCTGGACCACGGCCAGGCGCCACCGCTCACGTCCGAGCCCCGCAGGCCCGCCCACCCGCTGCTGCGCCGCAAGCCCGTCGAGCAGCTCGTCGCCGAGGGCGGCCAGGGTGAGGGCGGCGCCCTCAAGCGCTCGCTCACCATGTGGCAGCTGACCACGATCAGCATCGGCGCCACCCTGGGCACCGGCATCTTCGTCGTCCTCGGCGAGGCCACCCCGATCGCCGGGCCGGCCGTCTTCCTCGCGTTCGTCATCGCGGGCCTGACCGCCCTGTTCTCGGCCCTCTCCTATGCCGAGCTCGCGGGCTCCATACCGGTCTCGGGCTCCTCGTACTCCTACGCCTACGCCACCATGGGCGAGCTCGTCGCCTGGGTCTGCGGCTGGTGCCTCGTCCTGGAGTACGGCGTCTCGGTCGCGGCCGTCGCCGTCGGCTGGGGCCAGTACCTCAACGAGCTGCTCGACGGCACCCTCGGCATCACCATCCCCGAGGGCTTCTCCGCCCCGCTCGGCGAGGGCGGCTACGTCAACCTGCCCGCGCTGGTCGTCGTCCTGCTGTGCATGGTCTTCCTGCTCCGCGGGGCCAAGGAGAGCGCCCGGGTCAACTCGATCATGGTCGGCGTCAAGATCGTCACGCTGGTGCTCTTCTGCGTGATCGGCTTCATGGGCGTCAAGGCCGGCAACTACACCCCGCTCGCCCCGCTGGGCGTCACCGCCATCAGCACCGCCGCCTCGATGCTCTTCTTCTCGTACATCGGCTTCGACGCCGCCTCCACCGCGGGCGAGGAGGCCAAGAACCCGAAGAAGGACCTGCCCAGGGCGATCATGCTCTCGCTCGGCATCGTGACCGCCCTGTACTGCCTGGTCGCGCTCGTCGCGGTCGGTGCCATGCCGTGGCAGGAGTTCGAGGGCAGCGAGGCCGCCCTGGCCAAGATCATGGAGAACGTCACCGGACACGCCTTCTGGAGCGTCGTCCTGGCCGCCGGCGCGGTCGTCGCCATCGCCAGCGTCGTCTTCGCCGTCCTCTACGGCCAGACCCGCATCCTCTTCGCGATGTCCCGCGACGGCCTGATGCCCAAGGCGTTCGCCAAGGTCGACCCGAAGACCGGCACCCCGCGCGTCAACACGATCATCGTCTGCCTCTTCTGCGGGATCCTGGCCGCCACGATCCCCCTCGGCGAACTGGCCAACGCCACCAGCATCGGCACCCTCTTCGCCTTCGGCCTCGTCAACATCGCCGTCGTCATCCTGCGCCACACCCGCCCCGAGATGAACCGCACCTTCAAGGTGATGCTCTTCCCCGTCACCCCGATCCTCGGCTTCCTCTGCTGCGCCTACCTGATGACGGAGCTGCCCGGAATCACCTGGGCGGTCTTCGGTGGCTGGATGGCGGTCGGGCTCGTGCTCTACTTCTTCTACGGCATGCGCCGCTCCAGCCTGGCCACCGCTGCCGCCCCGGCCCCCACGGCCGAGGGGGCCGCTGAAAAGAAGTGATCCACCCCCCGTGCGACTGAACGATCTCGACGAACGCATCGTGCACGCCCTCGCCGAGGACGCCCGCCGCTCCTACGCGGACATCGGCTCCGAGGTCGGGCTCTCCGCCCCCGCCGTGAAACGACGCGTGGACCGGCTCCGCGCCGAAGGCGCCATCACCGGCTTCACCGTCCGCGTGGACCCGGCGGCCATGGGCTGGGAGACCGAGGGCTTCATCGAGATCTACTGCCGCCACAACACCTCGCCGGACGACATCCGGCGGGGCCTGGAGCGCTACCCCGAGGTGGTGTCCGCGTCGACCGTCACCGGCGACGCGGACGCCCTGGTCCAGGTCTTCGCCTCCGACATGCGGCACTTCGAACGGGTGCTGGAGCGGATCGCCGGAGAACCCTTCGTCGAGCGCACCAAATCCGTCCTGGTGCTCTCCCCGCTGCTGCGCCGCTTCACCTCGGGCGCGCCGGCCTGACCCGGTCGGCGGCCCGGGCCGGCTCCGGCGGGCTCGCCGCGGGTCTTCTCGCCCCGGCCGGCCGAGCGGGTCCGGCCGGCCGCGCCGATCCCGTCACGAGCGGCCCGCCAGGGCCCGCGCCCGCCGCTTCGGCAGCGCGCGGCGCTCCTCCTCCGTCAGGCCGCCCCAGACCCCGAACGGCTCGCGGGTGCGCAGGGCGTGTTCCAGGCAAGCGGTCCGCACCGGGCAGCCCGCGCAGACCTTCTTGGCGGCCGCGTCCCGCTCCTCGCGGTCCTCGCCCCGCTCCCCGGCGGGGTGGAAGAACCGGCCGGACCCCAGGTTCCGGCAGGCGGCACGGGTCTGCCACTGCCAGGAGTCGTGCGGGGCGGCGGGCAGATGTGCGACGTCGGTCATGGCAGTTCCTTTCCGTGGGTTGCCACGCGTCTGACCGCTGCGCCGCCCGCGAAACCCCGCCGTCGCCAACCGGCTTCGGATCAGCCCTCCTTGACGGGCGTGCGCAGCCCCAGGAAGTCCGGCCGGCGCCGCAGCGCGAACCCCATCGACTCGTACAGCCGCACCGCGCCGGTGTTCTGCGCCGCCGCGTGCAGGAACGGACCCTCCCCGCGCTCGCGCACCTCCGCCGCCACCGCCCGTATCAGCCGGGCGGCCAGGCCCCGGCCGCGGTGGTCCGGGTGCGTGCACACCGCGCTCAGCTCCGACCAGCCCGCCGGGCGCATCCGCTCCCCGGCCATCGCGACGAGCCGGCCCCCCTGCCGTACGCCGAGGTACGTGCCCAGCTCGACGGTCCGGTCCAGGAACGGGCCCGGCCGGGTCAGCGCGACCAGCTCCAGCATCTCCGGCACGTCCGCCGGACCCAGCCGCACCGCGTCCGGCGCCGGCTCGGCCCGGACGGCCCGGCCGTCCAGCTGCACGCCCGGCAGGGCCACGGTCGTCTCCCACCCCGGCGGCGGGGTCAGCAGCCCGGTCACCCAGACGCTCCGGCCGGGCCCCACCAGCTCTGCCAGATCGGCCCAGGCCCGCGGGTCCCGCGGGTCCGCGAGCCCGGCGAAGGGAGTGGTGTCCGTGCTGTAGCGGGCGGCCAGGCCCGCGGGCCCGAACTCGGCGACGTCGCGGTGCGCGCCGTGCAGCGCGGACCAGACCGGGTTGTCGAGCGCGCGGGCGCCGGTCTCCGTGGACATGGGGGCGGACTCCTTCTCTCGGCGCGGCGGTGAAACCGGACGCGACCGCCTTCTTGACGGGCTCCGGGCACCGCCACGAGACTGCGGGGGACGGCCACCATGGCCGGCGGCCCCGCGGGAAGCCTAGCCACCGCCCAACGGCCCGCCGCGGACGGGACGGGGGTACGACCGGTGCGCACCACTTCCACCACCGCCCGCACCCCGCACCCCGTGCCCCACGGTCGGCCGCGCCCCGTCACGGGCGCCCCACCGCCCACGGCCCCCGGCCGGGCAGCGGCCCCCGGCCCGGCCCGCGCCTCCGGGCCCCTCACCGCGCAGACCCTGCGCCGGTGGTGGCTGACCCGGCGGCTCCACATCGACCTCCTGCGCATCTGCAGCGCATTCGGTCCCGCCTAGGCCGTCCCCCACGGATCCGCCCGCACCCGGGCCACCGGGTGCGCCGCCGCGCCGTGCCCGCACCCGCGCGGGCACCCGGGGCCGCCGCGCGCGACGAGCCCGCCGCGCCGCCCGGGCGGCGCGCGATCCCACGGCACGGCACCTCGCGGAACGGCACGCCGCGGCCGGGCCCCGGTCCGAAGCCGTACCCGCCACCCGTACCCGGCCGGGCGTACCCGCCGCCCCACCCGGCAGGCCCGTACCCGCCCCACCCGTACCCGGCACGCCGCGGACACCGGCGCCCCGGCCGCGCGCGCCCGCGCGCCGCCGGTCGCGCCGCGCTGCCCCGGCCGCCCCGCGCCACGTACCTGGAGAGCCATGTCCTCGACCGTCCTGCCCCGTACCGGCCCGGCCCCCGCCCTGCGCGGCCGCCTCGGCGCCGGCTTCTCGCCGGTCCCGCACCGCTACCACCTCTACCTCGCCGCCGGCTGTCCCCGCTCGGAACAGGTCGCCGAGGCCCTGAGCCGCCTGGGCCTGGCGGACTCGGTGGCCACCACCGTCCTCGGCGCGGACCCCGAGGACCCGGACGGCGCCGAGAGCCCCGGCCACAGCGCCCTGCGCCTCGCCTACGAAGCCGCCGGCCACCACTTCGACGGACCCCTGGCCGTCCCCGCCCTCTGCGACACCTGGAGCGGCCGCGTCGTCTCGAACCACACCCCCGGCATCCTCGACGACCTCCGCCTGCTGGCCGCCCACCCGGCCTTCCGCACCGACCGCCCCACGCCCCCGCGGCAGGCACCGGAGCAGACCCCCTAGCCCGGCCCCGGACACCGCCCACCGGCAGTCTCCGGGGGTCGCAAGGGGCTCCGCGCAACGAATCGCCGGACAGGCCGAGCAATGCGCAACGAATCGATGCGCCCAGCGCAACGGTCACGGCTTGTCCGCGTCGAACGCGTGAACGTACCGTTTCATGACCCCCACCCCTCCTGCCCCAGAGGTAGTCCATGCCCCCGCTGCGCACCGCCCTCCTCCAGAGCTCCGGACGGCTCGGCGACACCGCCGAGAACCTGAAGGCGCTCGACGGGGCCGCGGCGCGCGCCGCACAGGGCGGGGCCGGACTCCTCGTGACCTCGGAGATGTTCCTCACCGGCTACGCGCTGGAGACCGAGGACGTCGCCGCGCTCGCCGAACCGGCCGACGGCCCGTCCGCCGCCGCCATCGGCGAGATCGCCCGCCGCCACGGGGTCGCCGTCCTGTACGGCTACCCCGAGCGCGCGGGCGACGCGGTCTTCAACGCGGCTCGGCTCATCGGCCCCGACGGCGCCGCCCTGGCGAACTACCGCAAGACGCACCTCTTCGGCTGCTTCGAGCAGGACGCCTTCACCCCCGGCGACACCCCCGTCGTCCAGGCCGACCTCGCCGGCCTGCGCATCGGCATCATGATCTGCTACGACGTGGAGTTCCCCGAGAACGTCCGGGCCCACGCGCTCGCCGGCACCGACCTCCTCCTGGTGCCCACCGCGCAGATGCACCCCTTCCAGTTCGTCGCCGAACAACTCGTCCCGGTACGGGCCTTCGAGAACCAGATGTACATCGCGTACGTCAACCGCACCGGTCCCGAAGGCGAGTTCGAGTTCGTCGGACTCAGCTGCCTGGCGAGCCCCGACGGGGTCACCCGCACCCGGGCCGGACGCGGCGAGGAGCTGGTCATCGGCGAGGCCGACCCCGAGCTGCTGAGCGCCTCGCGCACGACCAACCCGTACCTGCGCGACCGGCGCCCCGGGCTCTACGCCTCCCTCGTCTGACCCGCCCTCCCCCCAGCCCCGCCCTGCCGCCCGCAAGGAGCCGTACCCCATGACGTCCACGCTGCCCACCACCGCCGTCCCGCACAGCGACGGACAGCCGCCGATCACCATGTTCGGCCCGGACTTCCCCTACGCGTACGACGACTTCCTCGCCCACCCGGCCGGCCTGGGCCAGATACCGGCCACCGAGCACGGCACCGAGGTCGCCGTCATCGGCGGCGGGCTGTCCGGCATCATCTCCGCCTACGAGCTGATGAAGATGGGCCTCAGGCCCGTCGTCTACGAGGCCGACCAGATCGGCGGCCGGCTGCGGACCGTCGGCTTCGAGGGCGCCGGCACCGAGGGCCTGACGGCCGAGATGGGCGCCATGCGCTTCCCGCCGTCCTCCACCGCCCTCCAGCACTACATCGACCTCGTCGGCCTGGTCACCGAGCCCTTCCCGAACCCGCTCGCCGAGGCCACCCCCTCCACGGTCGTCGACCTCAAGGGCGAGACGCACTACGCCGAGACCATCGCCGACCTCCCGCAGGTCTACCGCGACGTCGCCGCCGCGTGGAACGCCTGCCTCGACGAGGGCGCCGACTTCTCCGACATGAACACCGCGATGCGCGAACGCGACGTCCCGCGCATCCGCGAGATCTGGGCGAAGCTCGTCGAGAAGCTCGACGACGAGACCTTCTACGGCTTCCTCTGCAAGTCCGAGTCCTTCCGGTCCTTCCGCAAGCGCGAGA
Above is a window of Streptomyces subrutilus DNA encoding:
- a CDS encoding amino acid permease translates to MLDHGQAPPLTSEPRRPAHPLLRRKPVEQLVAEGGQGEGGALKRSLTMWQLTTISIGATLGTGIFVVLGEATPIAGPAVFLAFVIAGLTALFSALSYAELAGSIPVSGSSYSYAYATMGELVAWVCGWCLVLEYGVSVAAVAVGWGQYLNELLDGTLGITIPEGFSAPLGEGGYVNLPALVVVLLCMVFLLRGAKESARVNSIMVGVKIVTLVLFCVIGFMGVKAGNYTPLAPLGVTAISTAASMLFFSYIGFDAASTAGEEAKNPKKDLPRAIMLSLGIVTALYCLVALVAVGAMPWQEFEGSEAALAKIMENVTGHAFWSVVLAAGAVVAIASVVFAVLYGQTRILFAMSRDGLMPKAFAKVDPKTGTPRVNTIIVCLFCGILAATIPLGELANATSIGTLFAFGLVNIAVVILRHTRPEMNRTFKVMLFPVTPILGFLCCAYLMTELPGITWAVFGGWMAVGLVLYFFYGMRRSSLATAAAPAPTAEGAAEKK
- a CDS encoding carbon-nitrogen hydrolase family protein is translated as MPPLRTALLQSSGRLGDTAENLKALDGAAARAAQGGAGLLVTSEMFLTGYALETEDVAALAEPADGPSAAAIGEIARRHGVAVLYGYPERAGDAVFNAARLIGPDGAALANYRKTHLFGCFEQDAFTPGDTPVVQADLAGLRIGIMICYDVEFPENVRAHALAGTDLLLVPTAQMHPFQFVAEQLVPVRAFENQMYIAYVNRTGPEGEFEFVGLSCLASPDGVTRTRAGRGEELVIGEADPELLSASRTTNPYLRDRRPGLYASLV
- a CDS encoding Lrp/AsnC family transcriptional regulator, with the translated sequence MRLNDLDERIVHALAEDARRSYADIGSEVGLSAPAVKRRVDRLRAEGAITGFTVRVDPAAMGWETEGFIEIYCRHNTSPDDIRRGLERYPEVVSASTVTGDADALVQVFASDMRHFERVLERIAGEPFVERTKSVLVLSPLLRRFTSGAPA
- a CDS encoding LytR/AlgR family response regulator transcription factor, which produces MLRVLAVDDEMPLLEELLFLLRADPRVRSAEGASDATGALRRITRALEAGPDGPDGPDGIDVVFLDIHMAGLTGLDIARLLTGFASPPLIVFVTAHEGFAVQAFDLKAVDYVLKPVRPERLAEAVRRACALLAPAGPDTRPAAGPPSAPPRAPGGPGARGPAAEGAGDRAPEQIAVELGGVTRFVPVADIAYVEAQGDYVRLHTGGGSHLVRIPLSTLEERWAARGFVRIHRRHLVALSRIDELRLEAGSTTVRVGSAELQVSRRHARELRDLLMRRATG
- a CDS encoding GNAT family N-acetyltransferase; the protein is MSTETGARALDNPVWSALHGAHRDVAEFGPAGLAARYSTDTTPFAGLADPRDPRAWADLAELVGPGRSVWVTGLLTPPPGWETTVALPGVQLDGRAVRAEPAPDAVRLGPADVPEMLELVALTRPGPFLDRTVELGTYLGVRQGGRLVAMAGERMRPAGWSELSAVCTHPDHRGRGLAARLIRAVAAEVRERGEGPFLHAAAQNTGAVRLYESMGFALRRRPDFLGLRTPVKEG
- a CDS encoding WhiB family transcriptional regulator, which gives rise to MTDVAHLPAAPHDSWQWQTRAACRNLGSGRFFHPAGERGEDREERDAAAKKVCAGCPVRTACLEHALRTREPFGVWGGLTEEERRALPKRRARALAGRS
- a CDS encoding GDSL-type esterase/lipase family protein; this encodes MTPQSPDQPWQDPEPFLRGVAWRDRGRPVRADPADTMRLSWDTGERATLPIGVRLEFTTARARAVEIRYRASVPGPTDALRDLAHGFAVWDRRGLVREVFTEPAAQSVVRIELRGGQGPFTVHPPETQSPVILGLRGIGGSLAPAPPAPRWVVHGDSITEGWWSTRPAHGWPAVTGRAMGWDTVNLGYAGAARGELATAEQLARLPADYLTLAFGTNCWSPVPFSAPLLYETTRAFLDLVRQGHPRTPLLLVSPLLRPDAERTPNRLGATLGALRDAMERATRDRVAAGDGHLALLPGRELLGPEHLADGLHPNDAGHRVLGLAVATALRRAGFGAR